CTTACCCATTCAGTCTTTTGTAACTCTTGAGGATGTGCGATTTTTTTGTAAGActcttcataaattttatttaagttcaatttgccaacatatagcatgacacccagtgctcatcccatcaagtgccctcctcagtgcccgtcacctagtcaccccatcccccacccacctccccttccacacccctttgtttgtttcctagagttaggagtctctcatggtttgtcttcctctctaactttccccactcagtttccctcctttcgtttatggtccctttcactatttcttatattccacacataTGACTGAGACctcatgataattgtctttctccaattgacttaatttcactcagcataataccctccagttccatccatgtagatgtaaatggtaggtattcagaGGATGTGCAATTTAAAAGAATGTTCACCTTTCCACATTCTGAAAAAATCTATCATCTCATTCTTACCAAACAGTATTTGAGAATCTTAGGTCAATGATGCAATAAAGTAAACAATAAACTTTATTTGTCACTAAGGGGATTACAATCATTCCTTCTGCTTGTATAGACTACAATAACCCTGGACGCGTTCTGCTGCACAATCTCACCATGTCCTCCTCTGGGCTCTACCAGTGTACAGCAGGCAATGAGGCTGGGAAGGAAAGCTGTGTGGTGCGAGTGACTGTACGGTGTAAGTATCCCAAGGGCTTGTTCTCGCCTTTGCATTGATAGTTCCGTGTAAAACACTTTAGTCACAAATAAGAGTAAGGTCAGGGTAAAAGCTTTTATTTCCAGAAGGACACGGCTATCAATAAGGTAAGTTCAGTAGTTGCAATGACCTTTCCACTCTTGTGGCTAACTCTGTATTTAGGAACATGTGTGAACTTGTCAGCTCCctaaagaaatttattatatcCAGGAGGGGACCAAATGGAGATgtcctttataaatgtaaatttaaatttccctTATAAAAGgccaactttatttttagaacttcTCCTGGGTCTGCTGTGTCTCAAAGATAATCAGcttaagggggcacctggctggcttagtcagcaGAGGatagactcttgatctcagggttatgggttcaagccctacactgggtggAAACTCCTTCAAAAAAATCAGTGTAAAATTGTCCTAATGGTAAAGAGGCATACTTTGGGGGTAGTATAATCTGCTACCTTTCAATATCAAGAAGGTTAGTCATACACCAAGAGTAAATAGGAAACTCAAAAACAAAGATCTGGAAATACTCATCTTGTCTGgtgcttatgtttttgtttgttgttttaagtaaagTCTATTTccaatgtgggcctcaaactcacaacccccaaatCAAGAATTATTGAGATGAAGAATCACATGTTTCACCTACTAAGCTGGCCAGGCGTGCCAGggcttatgttttttaaattcatgtattTCCTTAGCTTATGTTTggtttttccctctgtttttgtttctgagaAAATAGATGTACAAAGCATCGGCATGGTTGCAGGAGCAGTGACAGGCATGGTGGCTGGAGCACTGCTGATTTTCCTCTTGGTATGGCTGCTAAtcagaaggaaagacaaagagagatatgaggaagaagagagaccTAATGAAATTCGGTAAACCTCCCTTCAAAATCCCTTCTACTAGACTTCCTTTACTGGGCTAGCTCCATAGTGACTAGCCAACGTAAATGTCccatttcccctttttaaattattttttaaaaagattttaaaatttatttgggagagaaagagtgaaagggagagagacacagcaggagcctggtgggaagaagcagagggataagcagactccccactcagtgggaagcctaattcagggctcaatcccaggaccctgatatcaggacctgagccatccaggcacccctcccatTTTCTCTTAACTATGAATCTGTTCAAAGGATTACTCTGGTTAGGTAAGGAGTTCCAGCCTAGGGACAGGTCAGGTTTACCTTGCCTTTATTGTGAAACTGTCCTCAACTGAGAATTAAAAGATCAacgttgggggatccctgggtggctcagcggtttagcgcctgccttgggcccagggcatgatcctggagtcccgagatcgagtcctgcatggagcctgcctgcatggagcctgcttctccctctgcctgtgtctctgcctctctctctctgtctctcatgaataaataaaatctttaaaaaaagaaaaagaaaaaaagatcaacttTGTTACTTCTGATTCACTTCCACTTACAAAGGGCCATGAGGTGAAGAATGGGCCATGAAAGGCTttacttagggatgcctgggtgggctcagtcgtttactcttgatctcagctcaggtcttgatctcagggtcatgagttcaagccctgctccatgctgggtggtgggctccatgctgggtgtggagcctacttgaaaaaaaaaaaaaaaaggtttatgtaGACAGACCCCAAATCAATCTCAATGGTTAGTGCCTGCTTTCCCAGAGTAATAGAGTTGACTTCGGGTCTAACAAAACATCCATTTGCCCAAACCAACCTGATACAGTCTCAGGGACCAGGGAAGTCCCCGTTCCCCTAAAGGGCTGCCCCTCAGTGGGATCATGTGAAGTTTACAGCTTGAGGAGTTTATTGGAAAACCTCAGAAGGAAGCAACCATAGTGGAAGCTATCTTGGTCTTGCCTGTATTGAAGTTTacctttgctgttttttctcttcaGGGAAGATGCGGAAGCCCCAAAAGCCCGTCTCGTGAAACCTAGTTCCTCTTCCTCAGGATCTCGGAGCTCACGCTCTGGTTCTTCCTCCACTCGCTCCACAGCTAATAGTGCCTCACGCAGCCAGCGGACACTGTCAACTGAAGCAGCGCCCCAGCCAGGGCTGGCCACCCATGCATACAGCCTAGTGGGGCCAGAGGGCAGAGGTTCTGAACCAAAGAAAGTCCACCATGCTACCCTGACCAAAGCAGAGCCGCACCCAGCATGATCCCCAGCCAGACCAGAGCCTTCCAAACCATCCGAATTAGAGTGGACTTGACTCCCATGCTTTCCTAGGAGTCAGGATCTTAGGACTCTTCTAGTCATTGAAGCTCAGTCACCAGCCACACAAACCCCCTCGAACCAGATGACAGGCCATTTAAGTAGCAGTGAGCATTGCATGGACCCAATTCAAATGAACACTTTCTTTATATGGcaccaaacaagaaaaagatgtaAGCTGATCATCTCCAGAAAGGCATCTCATGGTGCCTTGAGACCAGAGTGGGGAAAGCAGGGGTCCTAATCTGTGTATTTGTTGACCAGGACCTGTGGTGGAAAAGGTTGGGGAAAGGGGAACTGCACACACTTAAAACTTCTCACCTGAGATGTTTTGTATCAATACTTCGACTCACCATtgtcaagaagaaatgaaatgttgtTCATAAATTTTCTATGCATTTCTGCAAACCTACTGGATTATTGTGCTTATTCAGTCAAGTGGAACCCACAGCCTTATATTTCACCTACCTGCACCACGTACTGGGCATATTGCTTCtgagaaatttcaaaaaaggaaatatgtttcTTCTGACTTCATTTACCATAAGGTTTGGATATTGATTTTATAAGTTGAACTAGTAGGAGGTGAAGAATAATTTGAGTTTCTCCCCCCTCTATCCACTCCTAACCTCCCACTTATAGAGAACCATAAGAGAACtaagaaaggaattcaaaatgTGTGACAGGGGCCTGTGAAAAACTTTCCATCTTAATGATGCTCATTTGGAGGGTCACTGACAGATACCAGAAATCCATACTGGACCAATTGTGGAGTAACCCTCAAATCAGATGTCTCTGAGGACTTCCCTGCTGGATATCTCTGGAGCACAACGTTCACTATGTGTCATTTGACAATGTTCTTAGAAGctttttcgagagagagagagagagagagagatctttcaGAGATGCTAAAAGATCATTGATATATCATTGCGTTCTCTTCTGAGAACCTATAAAATCAGAATTCTAAGACTGACTAAACTATAAAGGGAGCTTAGATCAGTTATCTCTTAATATAAGGAAGTTTATTACACCAAACCTGGAGcgtcctccatttctttcattttaggaGAAAGATGTGAACCTGGGACTTTTGATAATTCTAGGGCTTAAATTATCAAAAAGATCAGGGATTGCCAGCGTTTCCTAATGGCATTACAAGGACGTCATAATCATTCCCTCCTGAGAGGctgaaataaattcagtaatTTCCCAGCTTAGCCTCTGAGGAAGTCCAGGTTTGGAAGGAAAGGGAATTATATTTAGGGAAGGGATGGTGAGGATAACTCGTGGGTGGCAGGACAGGGCCGGATTAGTGACTGCTAACATTTGAACTGTCAGCATCTTGGAAACAATGAACAGAAATGATTCACCACAATAACCATCATTAAGAGTTGATTCATGGAAGAAAGGTgtgtgagaaataaaaagcaagcagCAGCCTCCAATACGAGAACTTGCCTTTTTAATAGTGTTGACTATCCTGTGAGTCAAATGCATCCAATGGCAAGAATGATAGACCTGAAAAAGCCCTGCAA
This window of the Canis lupus dingo isolate Sandy chromosome 5, ASM325472v2, whole genome shotgun sequence genome carries:
- the LOC112671158 gene encoding LOW QUALITY PROTEIN: CXADR-like membrane protein (The sequence of the model RefSeq protein was modified relative to this genomic sequence to represent the inferred CDS: inserted 1 base in 1 codon), whose translation is MRVLLVVLLWRVSYYVGTLGTHTEIKRVAEEKVTLPCHHQLGLPEKDTLDIEWLLTDNEGNQKVVITYSSRHVYSNLTEEQKGRVAFASNFLAGDASLQIEPLKPSDEGRYSCKVKNSGRYVWSHVILKVLVRPSKPKCELEGELTEGSDVTLQCESASGTKPIMYYWQRIREKEGEDEHLPPKSRIDYNNPGRVLLHNLTMSSSGLYQCTAGNEAGKESCVVRVTVRYVQSIGMVAGAVTGMVAGALLIFLLVWLLIRRKDKERYEEEERPNEIREDAEAPKARLVKPSSSSSGSRSSRSGSSSTRSTANSASRSQRTLSTEAAPQPGLATHAYSLVGPEGRGSEPKKVHHATLTKAEXAPSMIPSQTRAFQTIRIRVDLTPMLS